The Bombus pascuorum chromosome 12, iyBomPasc1.1, whole genome shotgun sequence genome contains the following window.
AACATCTGCACCTAATGCAACGGAATCACTTGTAAGTATAAGAACAGTACAAATAGCTTTTATCTGTGCATATGCcttaaatgtttcttttaattatgtatagCAGCAAGAAACTGTAAAGGATGAAGTCTCTGGGAATTCAGCTGTTAATGATTCAGACAGGTAATGACTTcctttatttaaaacaaactATAGAAAGACTATGCAACTATTGGAGCTATGCAACATGTGTAATTGAACGTGCAGAAAATATGcccaatataaataatgttacactcaatacttaaaattttcataaaattaattttaataatgaatatGGAACGAagcaatattttgaaaattactttACATATTGACTATTTCAATTTGGAGTATGGAACAAGGATTACTGTGATTTCTTTCGATCAAAGCATTTATATATTGTTGTACACAAAGACTATTGCAAGTGGTCTATGCAAACGTCCTGAGAAAATGATGTATGACTGTGAGATTAAGGATTGTcaagaaaaataatcttatttTTCTCAAGTGCCATTGATTATCGGATTGAACAAGAACAATCTCCTATGTCGTTATAACTGCAAATTCGGAGTCAAGTATTGACTGTTTTGCAGGTCCGGTAGTATGCGAACACCATTTAAGGTGTTCCTAGATATGCAGAATGTATTTCGGAAGCCATACAGAAAAAAGTTCCAGCTACAAGAAAGAAAGCCTACAGACAATGGAGATTGCGATTCGGTGTGGATTACCGTCATGAATTCGACACTTGATCAACCTGCTATAATGTCTAACCAACTACAAGACAATGATATTACTATAAAGGAAGAGGTTTCTCAAATCTATAATTCAGATAGtatcgaaaaaataaaactagaGAACGAGACGTACAAACCAACAGATTCTTCAAATGCAAAAAATGGaagtaaaaaaatgaaaggaagaTGTAAAATTTGTTCTAATAATTCAAAAGATTCAAAAGATCCTTGCGAACATATAAAGAATAAAGCTATCATTGATGTTCAAGAATCTTACCAATGCGTCGAATGCGGAAAATGTTTTAAGTTAAAAGATTCTTTTCTCAGACACATGAGGATACATACAGATGAAAGACCGTTTACTTGTCACGTGTGTGGAAAGCAATTTAGGGACTCTGGTGGTCTTTCTAGGCATTTAAAGGACGTACacgcaaaattaaaaaattttacgtGCGATATATGTGGTAAATCTTTCGCATCGAAAGCTACGAGAGAAGACCATCGTCGAACGCATACAGGAGAAAGACCCTATGTATGTGATTCATGCGGAAAGACATTTAAATCTAAAGCTTCCTTATATATTCATAGTAAATTACACACGGATGAATTTCCACATCCTTGCtcttattgtaataaaaaatttcgtaGAAGACAGGAAATGTTAGCGCATGTGACCACTCACACAGGAGAGAAAAATTATGGTTGCGACGTGTGTTCGAAAAGATTTCGAGTGAAATCAGAACTCGTTAGACATAAGCTAATTCACTCTGAAACTAAACCTTTCGTTTGCGTGGAGTGTGGACTCGCTTTTCGACAGAAACGTTACTTGAATAATCATATTAAAAGCAGACATATTGAAACTTTACGAGCATGCTAATATGCAATCTTATCATTTCACTCTATACAGATATTTGAATTTACCAATAGACAGAAAGCATTCAAATCTggtacatttattatttttccaggTTTGGTCTACTTCAGAAGAAATCCTTCACGACATATTGCTCATGGCAGCAAGCATTCCATGAGACGAATTCTAAAGaaagtataaaagaaaaaattaatgatgaTAGTGATCATTCGTTTGAAAGTTATTACAATACAGATTTAAACATGGCAGAAATGGTGAAAGTAATGCTACCTTCTttgagagaaataaaaaatcaatatacgTGCAAACACTGTCGAcgaatttttgaaagaaaataccACTTATCCCGACATATACTCCAATGTAAAACTGGCAGTTTCACTGAACGCACTATATCAAATGCGAAAGATGTAGATGAAACAGAAGATAAAGAtatgaaaaacgaaaatcgAAAAGAACTAAGATTGtttcaaagatataaaaaagataaagtcGAAACGTATCCATGCATATATTGCGATTATACagtcaaacaaaaaaaattgcTCGAACTACATTTGTTGCAATCGCATTCAGAGTTTACCAGAAAGAAggacaaaaaattaaaatgtgcCGACCGAGAAATGGTTATGCGCGCCAAAATGGAAATCGATGGGAAAGTTTATTATCATTGTAACGAATGTGGTAAAAATCTTTATTCGCCGTATACGTTCTTCTGGCATGTGCGTATACATACTGGAGAACGACCATATACTTGTCATCTTTGTGGCAAACAGTTTCGTATAAATCAAGGACTAGCGAGACATTTACGAGATACGCATGCAGGcataaaaaattttccatgTGACATATGCGGTCGAATGTTTTCGACAAAACGTAGCGCGGAAGATCATAAACGTATACATACTGGTGAACGAccatatatttgtaatatttgtgGAAAATCATTCAAGCAAAAAGCTTCTCTATTTGTACATAATCGCACTCATTCAGATGTGTTTCCTTTCAAATGTAATGATTGCGATCAGAACTTTCGAACGAGACCATTACTCATGTTGCATGTAAAGAAACATACTGGTGAAAAGCCACACGCATGCGACATATGCGATCGACGGTTCCGTATAAAATACGAGCTAAAGCGCCATCGTTTAATTCACTTTGATGATAAACCGTGGCAATGCACAGAATGCAATCTCTCGTTCCGACAGAAACGCTATTTAGTTAATCATAAGAAAGTTAATCATAAGTTCGCGGTTCCTATGAAATAATAGAGAAAACTCTCTTTTCAGGTGTAAGTATCAAATGACTGAAATCGATGTAAAACACAAGCCAAGCAATTTGTCTAATAATGAACATACGGAACACCAAAATAATGGTGTCGGAATTCAAGTATTGTCAGAGactgatattaatattaacaaaaaccAAAGAACAGAATCTCAAAGTAACTTGGGAAtttcttctaaaaaatataaaaaacacaTTTCGTCAAAACGAACTTTGGAACAACGAATTGAATTAGCTCATTCGAAAATGATGGTCAATGGATTTACGTACTATAAATGTGATCATTGTAAGAAAATACTTTCAACCgcgtataattttctaattcatCTAAATATTCATACTGGAGAAAAACCGTATACTTGCCACGTTTGCGAAAAAGGTTTTCGTTCAGCATCTGGTTTGAACAGACACGTACATGATGTTCACGcgagaataaagaaattctCTTGCGATATATGCGGTCGATGTTTGGCCTCTAAAGCTTCGCGAGATGAGCATAGAAGAACTCATACAGGAGAAAGACCCTATATATGCGAAATTTGTGGGAAGTCGTTCAAACAGAGGGCATCTCTGCACGTTCACAAATCATTCCATTCAAAAGTTCTTCCGCATGAATGCTCCTTATGCAACCAAAGGTTTAAGAGAAAACAAGAATTAGATAACCATACTTTCATCCATACCAAGCAAAAACCTTATTCTTGCGATGTCTGTGGCAAACAATTTCGTAGTAAAGGCTGTATTAGTCGTCATAAACGTATTCATAATAATCAAAGGTCCTAAATTTGTCCCGTATGCAATGCAAAGTTCAGTTAAGGATGTTACTTGAAGAGTCACAGcaagaatttgcataaaactTCGCATTCGGTGACATGATATCGGAATGTTTATTTTGCAGGTGGAAGACCGAATCTGATCCTGTTATGCAAATATCGACGGCTGAAAGCGAAAGTACAAACGTTGAAGACGTAGAATACATCCAGTGCGCTCAATGTGATATTGTTTTCGTAAATATGAAGTACCTTATAGATCATATGAACAGCGAGCATGAAGCTCAAATACATTATTGTCAGTATTGTAAGCTAGTGTATCATGGTAAAGATAAGGATTTTGAGGATCACATATCAATGCATGgtagtaattataataaatcaaaagATGCCACAGAAGATGAAACTTCGGAATGCACAAACgaggtgaaaaaaaaagacaagaataatgaaaaatcttttaatcAGGATATTGAAAAGCCTCCGTGTTACACTTGCAATTTATGCAAGAGAAATTTCACAAAGAAGTGTGAATTAAAAAAGCACATAAACAGACATTCCGACATCAACCCGATTCAAAATTCGGATGAGACAGAACTTGTAAATAAAgcaaaacaaataattaatgatcGTGTCTCTTACAAATGTGAAACGTGTAAAAAGGTCATATTTACAAAACGGGGATTCCTACGCCATATTCGTGTCCATTTTGATAAACGGCCATGTAAATGTGATTTATGCGGTAAATCCTATCGTATCGAACAAGACCTAGCTAGACATATACGAGACGTTCACGaaggattaaaaaaatatgcttGCGACATTTGTGGTCGCGCGTTTGCGAATAAAGGAGCGAAAGATGATCATCGAAGGATTCATACCGGTGAACGTCCATACGCATGCGAACATTGtccaaaaatgtttcgaaCTCTGAATTCAATTTACATTCACAATCGTGTACATACGGATTATAAACCTCATAAATGTTCATATTGTGGAAAACATTTTAGAAGCAGGCAGAGGTTAACTCATCATGAAACTACACATACAGGTATCAAAGCTTTTGCCTGCGAAATCTGCGGTAAAACGTTTTCCGTCAAAGGAGAAGTTGTACGACATCGTGCGATACATAACGAAGAAAAACCTTTCGATTGTAAATGCGGCATGAAATTTGGCCAGAAAAGATATCTGAGAAACCATATAAAACAACATCACAAGGAAGCATCTTCATGGTTGTTAGCAGAATTATTGGGAAATAATTGAAGCACGGAACGTTGAAGTAAATTATGTCTTATAAACATTTTGGACGAGTATTATAAGATAAAATGTATAGTTAGGTATgtgtattttactttatttcttatatcgGTTTTAGAGattaatctaaaatattacacATCAAAATTAATGAGATTATATTGTAGTgaaattgtatgaaatatgaaatatttacatatccCTGTTACATCTGTAGcagttgaattattttaaattcagttatgtaaaacaaagaaaaattcatttaaatgaaaagaaaacagagCAATGTAAagtaaacataaataatactttatagtttattatcattctttttattgtttaacatattattacacatttaattatgcagtattattgcaaaatcaatatcaaatatttagttGTTGTAATATCATATTTCAGTTTCCAaagtgtacatatatgtatcatacatatagtaaaatacacaaatatggtgaatgtaaattttataattaaggcaatttttatataaaggaTGTCTCAGGAAATATGCACTTTCTTAAatctaattgaaataataaaagaacaatataaaatatatacctatctgatagtattttataatcttaAAAAGTCTTAGGAAAACGTGACttacaaaagtaaataatactATTAAATTCTCTTAGTTTGccagttttaaaaaatttattttgtgaaGTGATAAAGCatcaattttttgaatttttgtactaattcctgtaaaatattttgcatttattttaatgtaatctttcttatatttgatataatgtttgttttaccTGTTCTATAACCCCTGCCTTATCATCTTTTCCCACACAAGTGTTCTTTTTATCAATGTTGCTTATAGATAGTTTGTTAATATTGATATTCTGCAATGTACTAATAtcaatatctttaaaattatttaggtATAATCTTTTCAAATCATCCACAACTTGTGTAATATCTACAACTTTCTTTGATGTTTTATATacctaataaaaaaaacattaaataatattcatacatttctaataaaaagataaaacatttttataaacatagaAATGAACTTACAAAGCTGGTTTTTTGATTTGAATTCAACATACTTCTTTCTTCAAAGTTTTGGATTCTTTGTCGTTCAGCTAATCTAGATTGCTTCCTTTCTGCTTTTGTGCCTCCTACTAAGCttcgtataatatttctatccTCAATGCTTTTCCAAGGGTCATAGGTTGCTACATTTTCCTtcagtataaaaaaattatatagtcATGCATAGCTATttaaaatcaatataaaatgataaatatttaatagctaAAGACCTCTTTCCAATCTTCCATTATAGGAACACATAGGTTTTTAATTGTTTCCAAAGATACTATTGATATTATTCTACATGGTACTTGAAAGTTATTTCGTTGTCTTTTAACCTTTTCACTACGTGTATTATTTAACATACGGTCctgcaatttcattttttattattttttaatgccCGTATGTActcaattatatttactacGTATACCTTCAACAATACTTTGTCAATTTTGTCACAtttatttggatattttatttttctccatAAATTGTTTTTACGAGATTGCACCAAATGGTAAAATAACATGCCTCTACGTACTTTACATTTTTTGTATGAACGTCCCATATTTACAGCTTTATATGAACacgttatttttaaatctaacATTGACATGTTTATTCTCTAAATTAATGTATTAAgtaatataagtataaattttaaaataacgtttagaataattaataatattacttattaatacTCACATCTTCAATAAACCTCAAACTTTATGCGCGAATGCTACGGAAATGGGAAATGAGACTATGAAAATATGGAATTAATCACGTTTCGTATCCTCGTGTCTCTTCTTGGACAAATTAAATTTGGATAGGATTTCCGGTATAGAGATTCCgattatataagaaaatagataaaactaaaaataaaaagataataatcctttttaataaaattgataattttttatatcatgtttttatataaagaattacaaattttgtattgcctcattttatttcatttcttttcttgtaaATCGAATCGTAAGTGGTGTTACAAACAAATAATGACGATTTTCATGGGTAACGAGTTTGTAGTGATCCATATGagttaataatttagaatcttcgaatgaaatatacctatatattcCAAACTTGTAATGTTTTACATTAACGTTACAAGTGTATTCTTTTTCAATacatttatagtattttttaaaatcattataaaaaaagCTATTGATTTGTGcctatttataataattatttatttctaaattattcctcttcttctttcttcaattgttcatgttaattagatattaaaataaagaaccAAATCTCtacaaatttttctgttaaaaatttatttttaggttTTTGACATAAAAccaagatttgttttgttGCACAAATTCCactaataattcttttcatttcatgaatttttatttaattattgacatgtattaataataaaagatctacgataaaataaagttgcaaatttgtttttcatgAAATAAGAATAATCGTATAAAAAAGTTGCCTATTAAAGAGGATATCACCTTTGATGAAAGTTTCCGCGTAAGGGGAAaggtatgaaatattatatggaTCACTCGAACAATTTTCAACGAGATCTATAAGTGTTTTACTacaattctttctttctttaaggCGAATAGAGGAATGTAACATCTGGataaatacttttgtatagTTTGAGTTTGAAACAGCACATCTATAGTTAAAACAACCTTGCACGTAAATGTAATACATAGAAAACTATTTATAAGCGAAACACCGTCATCATATTATTGCCCGAAATAAGTTGCTCCACGCAAACATCGCGAAACATTTACATGGTGTTacgattataaatatcatctacgaaatttatttcattttaatagttttaacaaagaaagtaattattgtaaaatatttttacgacgACTTTtctacattaatattaatattaaatgtgTATGAACGTTCcgataaaatatcgtaaaactgGTACCAATTAACTTAAtggaagtaattaaaaatttattagtaaCTATAAAGCATTTTcagcatatttttttaatgaaatttttttattgcatgTACAGTACTACAAAAAACATGTTTTTGCCAATACAAATGCCCAATGATGAGTAgcaacagaaatattttatgattatgAACTCGTGAGGGTTTCGCTTTCGATTTCATTCGCACATGTCTATTGAGGATATAATAATCGAAGCGTTGGTAGAGAGGTGGAAAGCCGACGAGACGGACTGACAAATATATCAGTCTTATCCCACGCAGTATTGAAGTAAGTGGTCTACCGGAGACAACGGAAGACCAGtcatgaaaatttgtattgtgTGAACACTCAGTCTAATTGAAAGATATCTTTACACATACTTTACTATAAAATGAACTTCACGCGCTTAAAACTACTATCATCTTCACGATATTTTAGtcaataacaattatttcataGCAGTGTTTTACGTAAAAAATTGATACTCTTTTATTTGATAAGTTTTGAATGAACTTATGTACCAATGGTATTCCTAATGATCCCttatatcatttaataaaaagtgatggtttctctttattaatatttcttcaaattcgattatttattcgGTAATTCGTGTGAAAAAGAGCTGTTACGAAGTATGACTGCTACCagttgttaaattatttaaaagtgtATCCAATATTCAATATGCAGCGGGTTCTTAGCTTTCAAATGGCTCGTGGGTTTGGCGAGTCCAGCGAGTTTGTGACAAAACGTATGTGCTTTTCGTTGATATTTTCGATCGGATTTCTTGCTTTATTGGGTGGATTTTTACTTGGCCGTTTTGCCACGCAAAGAGCTATAGAATTTCGTGCGGAAAAAAAGCGCCTTGAATTAGCGGGAAACGGGCTAGAAAATACAGAGTATCTCCAACGTTTCGTGCTCGAGCAACTAGAAAGGGCGCCTCTTGATCCTGATTTTGAAACGTACgtttattcattatttttaatcttaatatccaacttttatattatcttaaaatatttataaaataggaAATGGGATTCCTTCAATTTAAAGGAAAATGATATACATCAAGTGAATAATATTCTATCGAATTTATCGCTTATTGAAAAAGTCGTCAAATATCAATCGTACATCGTGGCAACCGCCAGAGGAGCCAGAGAGCCTGGTaagttatcttttttttttgcattatttttaacataaatcGCATTACTTTACTTACTGTAAATGTTCAGATAGGTACGTAGTTTTATCTGCTGGCGGTGAAGGTGTCGGAATCGCTTTAGAATTGgcaaaaattttcaatcaaattcaAGAAGAATACATGTGGAAACCTCGTAgatctattattttttgtttattttccgCATCTTCAAATCCTTGTCCAGAAATGTTGTCCAGCTTTCTTCCTCACAAGATTGTGGCTTATATTGTAGTAGACCATCAAGCTTTACAAGGTTTGTTATCATAGGAAAGTTAGTGGTCATCAATTTTAAACACACATTTCAATTGATTACAGGTAAAGGCCACTTTATTGTATCTGGATCAGATATTGTACAGTTTATGGTTCTAGAATCTGCTAGCATTGTAAAAAACTGGTTTTCTTATGACAATCAGTTATTGTCCTCaaacaatacattttacaaTGTTACAACTTCTCGGCTAGCTTTGGACATACCTCATGCAGTACTCTCTTATATGGtaaacaatagaaataattataaatatttatataatagacAATCTTCATTGCTTGtcttttctatatatttttagaataataatatcacATGCAATGAAAATCATCATGAGAGGGAATtgcgtaaaataattttagcaCAAATAGTTGGTCAAACTATTTGGAAGTTCTCtgaatgtttaataataaaatggaaccctagttattttaataacactGCCCTTGACGTATTAAAATCTATAAACAATACTGAATTATCAGATGTTAAAGGTACAAAATACATTACATACTATATTACATACTGTATACTGTACTTGCTCTGActtttataacattaaataaaattacttttttttagaGAAAGTACAGCAAACCTTGGATAAATTGCTGACAagcattaaaatttgtaataaaaaaattgatacagTTGACAACATCAagtatgtaatttttacaagctacataaaattcttatatttacaTGCTACAAATTACAACATTTCAGAAATCTAGAGAATCTATACTTTTTTTGTTACAGCACACTTGACACAAGGATACTAAATGATTTACTGATGGATTTGGATAGAATTCTTCTATGTCCTGATAAGCAAAACCAATCCAGAACTGATTGGTCAAAATTTTTTAGATTGAGTCATGAGCCTTCAAACAAAATCATAATGTACATGAACGAAGTGGTAAAGTGTTATGAAAATGCTATACAACTTTTACAAGAtcgatagaaaaaatataaaagtacaaaaCGTTAGATATGGAATTGTCTTTTGAAATTCTGTggtaacatttaataattatcattgaTGTTTTTTGACACTTTTATCATATACTTagcttaattttttattttggagttcctatttttcatttgcatatcattatgaattatacagacacaaacatttatatacatacaagtgagtacaaaatatgtattattttttacctgTGATAAATTAGATCAATTTAAATGTTCTACAACTTTAAATTAATGTATGTTTCCTATACCATATCTTATTTCTCTCTCAAATTGAGAAGCATCAAGTGTTCCTTCGATAGCTTTGCAGTTTGGATTAAATACAGAATAGGCACTAAGTTCACCTGATTTTTTTGGTTTAGATCGAGTATTtagacaaataaatattaatgtagacaaaataaaatatactgcTCCAAATTCATATTGAATGGCAATTATATACAAGGTACCccataaaagaaaatacagtAGATATATCACTATTCTTAGCATTGTACATTGTGATTGGTCTACACTGTCATCTGAACAGGTACTTTCCGCATCCTGGTCATCCTGCAAGCTTTTCATCCTTAATCATACTGATTTATTGTATagattttacaataaatgttatttcttatgtaacaaacgtatttattataatatcctCCAATATTATTCACACCGTATAAAAGAGCATCCATAGCTGGATGGAGAGTCAGTCATAACATTTACAGTATCTTACATGTGTCACACATAACATAACCTTACCTTGATATCGGATTTTAACGGTGCTGCCACTGAAGAATCTTCAACTGATTTATTTCCATTCCACGGTAGGACAGTTTTTATCACATTCTTAATAAACTCTATCATTTCTTCCCTTCGTTTACGACGTCTATAAGCTTCGAGTCTCTCttttatgtcacttcgagccatATTGAACATGACCGTCTTCTATCAGAAGCACATTGCGTTATATTCATTCGTAACTTGGTATACTTTACAATATAAGTGATATAACAAACTAACAATCATTTTGTAAATGATTGGTCGCTTATCGCAGCTGTATTATCTGCACATCTTATTATTGGTCGATATGTACATGATGTATACatactacatacatataaactgTCATTAATATGCTATTATAGGTTGATCGAATGAAGTTCGtccaatatatgtacatatatttgacAACTTATTATGTATAGTAGAACAAGCCGATATTATGTTAAACAGTATGATTTTACAAGGAAGATAggttaacaaatatttttattaaaatagtacTAATGGCGAACCAAGCCAAAAGCGCAACACAATCTGATTCTATCGACGTTAAATTACTCAATGTATTAGATACTCGGTTACTCGGTGGTGCCGTTGATTTTGGATCTTCTTTCATCATCTCTGGGATGTTGGCGATCATATTTAGAACTATGATTGCGCCGGTTGAAAGggttaaattgattttacagACACAGGCGAGTAGCCATCAAATAGGACATGCGAAACGATCCGCATACTCTGGCGTTTTAAATACACTTATTAGAATACCTAAGGAACAGGGGTTCCTGTCTCTTTGGCGTGGAAATGTTCTCAATATTTGTCGATATTTTCCAGCCcaagcaattaatttttccttttacaatatatactaCGGAATGTTCCAAAAAGTTTGTCCGATAGATTATTAATAagaatacttttttaaatataattctgaAATTTGCGCACGTAAACATCAAATAGTGTTACATAGATGATTGAATCGAAGAATTACAGTCACATCGTTTTGCCATTCATGAGTGGTGGTGCCGTCGGTTTAACTTCCTGTGCGGTTCTTTACCCCCTTCATTTCTGCAATACTCGAATAACCGTAGATGTTGGCGACAGCAAGATAGTTAAGAGGGAGTTTTACGGATTCAGTGACTGCATatgcaaaatttataaaaacgacGGTTTAAAAGGATTATATCAAGGACTGTCTGTCTCGATTTGCGGGCTATCTTTATACAGGTTTGGAGTATTTAAGAATAATTGTATCAATTGATTAATCAATCTCAAAAGTATTGACTGTTTATTGAAcgaatttatacatttaaatatttcaacttgATTCTTTATTTCTTACATTATACACTAGGTGCCctgtattttacaaaattcaacCTACGATTTCTTTTGATTTTATCTTCAAATAAATGTTTGACGATAGATGAAAGGACAACGTACAAATAGATATCGtgacaataaaaatttatttataatctcATAGTGATTAGGTGATGCgaatgagaaatttttaatgcatTTTGTAGGTCCATTTACTTTGGTCTTTATGCAACTGGTAAACGAACATATTTGAACAATTATGCAACAGATCATGACACAATGAACGCACCATTCTTTATGTCCTTGGCCCTTGCTCAATTATCTTCTTGGATCGCGACAATTGTTTCCTATCCCTTCGATACAACGTCTAGACAAAAAATGCTTTGGAGCGGGCGTGGTCCGAGAAGTTTCGTGCCATTGCGACACGTGGTCGGTAAAAAGTTCTAAAACAACTTTAATGGGAATTTTAAAGGTTCGTTCACTGAGTACGACTATTCAATACTCCGTCAGATCGCTACTATCATAGAAAAAGATGGCCCAATTGGTTTTTATAGAGGCATGACCGCTAACTTAATGAGTACACTTTGTGGATCTTTACTTCTGGTTACATACGATATAGTTAAGCTACGTTTTGATCAGTTAATGGAATCAAAGGTATTCCGTTTGTAaactatttgttattttaaaagtttacatttaaaaaattgtgttttGTAGAATAGTAAATCCGAAACTTGAAGATTGCTAAGAAGCTTAAAT
Protein-coding sequences here:
- the LOC132912789 gene encoding putative zinc finger protein 735 isoform X4; the encoded protein is MDSESSVILESCGEHSILIQTVKDMVNVNTHNELQSEEGRFFVVTDVQDEQQNVIEVSNEQSTVGQSDVQFSWSNLCRICANVNDHLIPIFEGEGLQHDLYNKIHKYLPICVSENDALPLQLCYHCAATLLAWHELLEGCLNAERRLLEMQDALQEKQGIEGLETSTQDATSAPNATESLQQETVKDEVSGNSAVNDSDRSGSMRTPFKVFLDMQNVFRKPYRKKFQLQERKPTDNGDCDSVWITVMNSTLDQPAIMSNQLQDNDITIKEEVSQIYNSDSIEKIKLENETYKPTDSSNAKNGSKKMKGRCKICSNNSKDSKDPCEHIKNKAIIDVQESYQCVECGKCFKLKDSFLRHMRIHTDERPFTCHVCGKQFRDSGGLSRHLKDVHAKLKNFTCDICGKSFASKATREDHRRTHTGERPYVCDSCGKTFKSKASLYIHSKLHTDEFPHPCSYCNKKFRRRQEMLAHVTTHTGEKNYGCDVCSKRFRVKSELVRHKLIHSETKPFVCVECGLAFRQKRYLNNHIKSRHIETLRAC
- the LOC132912789 gene encoding putative zinc finger protein 735 isoform X5, with translation MDSESSVILESCGEHSILIQTVKDMVNVNTHNELQSEEGRFFVVTDVQDEQQNVIEVSNEQSTVGQSDVQFSWSNLCRICANVNDHLIPIFEGEGLQHDLYNKIHKYLPICVSENDALPLQLCYHCAATLLAWHELLEGCLNAERRLLEMQDALQEKQGIEGLETSTQDATSAPNATESLQETVKDEVSGNSAVNDSDRSGSMRTPFKVFLDMQNVFRKPYRKKFQLQERKPTDNGDCDSVWITVMNSTLDQPAIMSNQLQDNDITIKEEVSQIYNSDSIEKIKLENETYKPTDSSNAKNGSKKMKGRCKICSNNSKDSKDPCEHIKNKAIIDVQESYQCVECGKCFKLKDSFLRHMRIHTDERPFTCHVCGKQFRDSGGLSRHLKDVHAKLKNFTCDICGKSFASKATREDHRRTHTGERPYVCDSCGKTFKSKASLYIHSKLHTDEFPHPCSYCNKKFRRRQEMLAHVTTHTGEKNYGCDVCSKRFRVKSELVRHKLIHSETKPFVCVECGLAFRQKRYLNNHIKSRHIETLRAC